One stretch of Scophthalmus maximus strain ysfricsl-2021 chromosome 12, ASM2237912v1, whole genome shotgun sequence DNA includes these proteins:
- the LOC118283971 gene encoding uncharacterized protein LOC118283971 isoform X2, with protein MKRGSSVLQPPCDAAKRHTHPANAHTQTHTGGGGDARSLSVSNTHAEHAPDTRAAGSSPFPAATSLFSPDVSTKMASDLLIRLSEATQKAQVHPGSQAEAEPQRLEVPLEVRGGQQDEPGLALSPDGPGASPEPPSLTHTPDGNTAAATDTLASELLRQLAERQEVNCPGVRVKEEEEPVEVDAMVVCDLVRDRPAAKETSSSSPEGASRHRFTITPVERDLGGNKAAAQSHPGAQLAEPRLSALKMEDSFFNGDCQSASSKTSDSVAGKFQFRVKMEEDDVSRTRMTEQLLSGAKMEDQFLFKAKLAERPFSAAKTGNRFLSGVKTENGLLPGAKLADRVLLSRAKTEEQLFFGAKMEDQCLRAVLWQDMSVNLASTLLHQLSERVSKSNNPLVERSTPPTRSSPVLKLNGDPLCSPPLVRTQDPPHETQTCHSRSQTTGYFYRCHVCGFETEGCGLFQSHMTGHRQWERASFSLHCCACDHSTNQEAEMRAHADTHARGDTAVGGGVRCPITPPAASASSSSSSTATTTLAVAVATPPERSTSEHRCRICQRSFPGQQELLVHFQGHRQGNQYRCDRCGHLTRTANKLVEHVRVHTGERPFTCHLCPYSAKRRDSLRLHCKVKHAAAAALVNGNAAADAPGDVHTHRSYAHGDNQRSNKHVQRLHTAANTHTAAPSSSLPPLHPSLHDRAGWRDLSPLLPITTLISLKPRAPSPPSSSSSSSSSTKHSFLSYLGLTTSLKL; from the exons ATGAAGCGTGGGTCGAGTGTGTTGCAGCCTCCCTGTGATGCAGCCaaacgacacacacaccctgcaaacgcacacacacagacacacaccggCGGTGGTGGTGACGCTCGCTCGCTGAGTGTGTCCAACACACACGCTGAACACGCGCCGGACACACGCGCCGCAGGTTCGAGCCCCTTCCCAGCAGCCACCTCTCTGTTCAGCCCTGATGTCAGCACCAAGATGGCGTCTGACCTCCTCATCAGGCTGTCAG agGCCACCCAGAAGGCCCAGGTGCATCCTGGGAGCCAAGCGGAGGCGGAGCCCCAGCGGCTCGAGGTCCCGCTGGAGGTGCGCGGCGGGCAGCAGGACGAGCCGGGCCTCGCGCTCTCACCCGACGGCCCCGGGGCGAGTCCCGAGCCGCCGTCCCTCACGCACACGCCTGACGGCaacaccgccgccgccacggaCACGCTGGCGTCCGAGTTGCTGAGGCAACTGGCag AGCGGCAGGAGGTGAACTGCCCCGGCGTCAGggtcaaagaggaagaggagcccgTGGAAGTCGACGCGATGGTCGTCTGCGACCTCGTCCGCGATCGGCCGGCCGCGAAAGAGACAAGCTCGTCTTCCCCGGAGGGGGCGAGCCGCCATCGCTTCACCATCACACCAGTAGAGCGGGATCTCGGTGGCAACAAGGCGGCTGCGCAGTCGCACCCCGGAGCCCAATTGGCAGAGCCGCGTCTCTCGGCCCTCAAAATGGAGGACAGTTTCTTTAACGGAGACTGCCAGTCCGCCAGCTCAAAGACGAGCGACAGTGTCGCCGGCAAGTTCCAGTTCCgagtgaagatggaggaggacgacgtCTCCAGGACCAGGATGACTGAACAGCTTCTCTCCGGAGCCAAGATGGAGGATCAGTTTCTCTTTAAAGCCAAACTTGCCGAGCGGCCGTTCTCTGCAGCCAAGACGGGCAACAGGTTCCTCTCCGGGGTCAAGACGGAGAACGGGCTCCTCCCCGGAGCCAAGTTGGCCGACCGCGTGTTGTTGTCCAGGGCAAAGACGGAGGAGCAGCTCTTCTTTGGAGCCAAGATGGAGGACCAGTGCCTCAGGGCCGTGCTGTGGCAGGACATGTCGGTTAACCTGGCATCCACGCTGCTCCACCAGCTCTCAG AGAGGGTCAGCAAATCGAACAATCCGCTTGTGGAGAGGTCGACTCCGCCCACCAGGAGCAG TCCTGTTTTGAAGCTGAATGGGGACCCACTCTGTTCTCCCCCACTTGTGAGGACCCAGGACCCTCCACATG AAACCCAAACCTGCCACAGTAGATCTCAAACCACAGGTTACTTctacag GTGTCACGTGTGCGGCTTCGAGACGGAGGGCTGCGGCCTCTTCCAGAGCCACATGACGGGACACCGCCAATGGGAGCGCGCCTCCTTCTCGCTGCACTGCTGCGCGTGCGACcactcgaccaatcaggagGCGGAGATGAGGGCTCACGCTGACACGCACGCGCGGGGCGACACGGCGGTCGGCGGAGGCGTGAG ATGCCCCATCACCCCTCCtgccgcctccgcctcctcctcctccagcagcactgCCACCACCACTCTGGCAGTTGCCGTGGCAACCCCGCCGGAGAGGAGCACCTCGGAGCATCGCTGCCGCATCTGCCAGAGGTCGTTTCCCGGGCAGCAGGAGCTGCTGGTTCACTTCCAGGGTCATCGCCAGGGCAACCAGTATCGGTGCGACCGGTGTGGCCACCTGACGCGGACTGCCAACAAGCTGGTGGAGCACGTGCGCGTGCACACGGGCGAGCGGCCGTTCACCTGCCACCTCTGCCCGTACAGCGCCAAGCGGCGGGACAGTCTGCGGCTGCACTGCAAGGTCAagcacgccgccgccgccgcgctcgtCAACGGCAACGCGGCGGCGGACGCGCCCGGCGACGTCCACACGCACCGGTCGTACGCGCACGGAGACAATCAGCGTTCGAACAAACACGTCCAGCGGCTGCACACGgcggccaacacacacactgctgcaccctcctcctcccttcctcctcttcatccttcgCTCCACGACCGGGCAGGATGGAGGGATTTGTCTCCGCTCCTCCCCATCACGACACTCATCTCTCTGAAGCCACGCGCTccttctccaccttcctcctcctcctcctcctcctcctccacaaaacACTCCTTCCTCAGTTACCTCGGTCTGACAActtctttaaaactttaa
- the LOC118283971 gene encoding telomere zinc finger-associated protein-like isoform X1, giving the protein MKRGSSVLQPPCDAAKRHTHPANAHTQTHTGGGGDARSLSVSNTHAEHAPDTRAAGSSPFPAATSLFSPDVSTKMASDLLIRLSEATQKAQVHPGSQAEAEPQRLEVPLEVRGGQQDEPGLALSPDGPGASPEPPSLTHTPDGNTAAATDTLASELLRQLAGTERQEVNCPGVRVKEEEEPVEVDAMVVCDLVRDRPAAKETSSSSPEGASRHRFTITPVERDLGGNKAAAQSHPGAQLAEPRLSALKMEDSFFNGDCQSASSKTSDSVAGKFQFRVKMEEDDVSRTRMTEQLLSGAKMEDQFLFKAKLAERPFSAAKTGNRFLSGVKTENGLLPGAKLADRVLLSRAKTEEQLFFGAKMEDQCLRAVLWQDMSVNLASTLLHQLSERVSKSNNPLVERSTPPTRSSPVLKLNGDPLCSPPLVRTQDPPHETQTCHSRSQTTGYFYRCHVCGFETEGCGLFQSHMTGHRQWERASFSLHCCACDHSTNQEAEMRAHADTHARGDTAVGGGVRCPITPPAASASSSSSSTATTTLAVAVATPPERSTSEHRCRICQRSFPGQQELLVHFQGHRQGNQYRCDRCGHLTRTANKLVEHVRVHTGERPFTCHLCPYSAKRRDSLRLHCKVKHAAAAALVNGNAAADAPGDVHTHRSYAHGDNQRSNKHVQRLHTAANTHTAAPSSSLPPLHPSLHDRAGWRDLSPLLPITTLISLKPRAPSPPSSSSSSSSSTKHSFLSYLGLTTSLKL; this is encoded by the exons ATGAAGCGTGGGTCGAGTGTGTTGCAGCCTCCCTGTGATGCAGCCaaacgacacacacaccctgcaaacgcacacacacagacacacaccggCGGTGGTGGTGACGCTCGCTCGCTGAGTGTGTCCAACACACACGCTGAACACGCGCCGGACACACGCGCCGCAGGTTCGAGCCCCTTCCCAGCAGCCACCTCTCTGTTCAGCCCTGATGTCAGCACCAAGATGGCGTCTGACCTCCTCATCAGGCTGTCAG agGCCACCCAGAAGGCCCAGGTGCATCCTGGGAGCCAAGCGGAGGCGGAGCCCCAGCGGCTCGAGGTCCCGCTGGAGGTGCGCGGCGGGCAGCAGGACGAGCCGGGCCTCGCGCTCTCACCCGACGGCCCCGGGGCGAGTCCCGAGCCGCCGTCCCTCACGCACACGCCTGACGGCaacaccgccgccgccacggaCACGCTGGCGTCCGAGTTGCTGAGGCAACTGGCaggtacag AGCGGCAGGAGGTGAACTGCCCCGGCGTCAGggtcaaagaggaagaggagcccgTGGAAGTCGACGCGATGGTCGTCTGCGACCTCGTCCGCGATCGGCCGGCCGCGAAAGAGACAAGCTCGTCTTCCCCGGAGGGGGCGAGCCGCCATCGCTTCACCATCACACCAGTAGAGCGGGATCTCGGTGGCAACAAGGCGGCTGCGCAGTCGCACCCCGGAGCCCAATTGGCAGAGCCGCGTCTCTCGGCCCTCAAAATGGAGGACAGTTTCTTTAACGGAGACTGCCAGTCCGCCAGCTCAAAGACGAGCGACAGTGTCGCCGGCAAGTTCCAGTTCCgagtgaagatggaggaggacgacgtCTCCAGGACCAGGATGACTGAACAGCTTCTCTCCGGAGCCAAGATGGAGGATCAGTTTCTCTTTAAAGCCAAACTTGCCGAGCGGCCGTTCTCTGCAGCCAAGACGGGCAACAGGTTCCTCTCCGGGGTCAAGACGGAGAACGGGCTCCTCCCCGGAGCCAAGTTGGCCGACCGCGTGTTGTTGTCCAGGGCAAAGACGGAGGAGCAGCTCTTCTTTGGAGCCAAGATGGAGGACCAGTGCCTCAGGGCCGTGCTGTGGCAGGACATGTCGGTTAACCTGGCATCCACGCTGCTCCACCAGCTCTCAG AGAGGGTCAGCAAATCGAACAATCCGCTTGTGGAGAGGTCGACTCCGCCCACCAGGAGCAG TCCTGTTTTGAAGCTGAATGGGGACCCACTCTGTTCTCCCCCACTTGTGAGGACCCAGGACCCTCCACATG AAACCCAAACCTGCCACAGTAGATCTCAAACCACAGGTTACTTctacag GTGTCACGTGTGCGGCTTCGAGACGGAGGGCTGCGGCCTCTTCCAGAGCCACATGACGGGACACCGCCAATGGGAGCGCGCCTCCTTCTCGCTGCACTGCTGCGCGTGCGACcactcgaccaatcaggagGCGGAGATGAGGGCTCACGCTGACACGCACGCGCGGGGCGACACGGCGGTCGGCGGAGGCGTGAG ATGCCCCATCACCCCTCCtgccgcctccgcctcctcctcctccagcagcactgCCACCACCACTCTGGCAGTTGCCGTGGCAACCCCGCCGGAGAGGAGCACCTCGGAGCATCGCTGCCGCATCTGCCAGAGGTCGTTTCCCGGGCAGCAGGAGCTGCTGGTTCACTTCCAGGGTCATCGCCAGGGCAACCAGTATCGGTGCGACCGGTGTGGCCACCTGACGCGGACTGCCAACAAGCTGGTGGAGCACGTGCGCGTGCACACGGGCGAGCGGCCGTTCACCTGCCACCTCTGCCCGTACAGCGCCAAGCGGCGGGACAGTCTGCGGCTGCACTGCAAGGTCAagcacgccgccgccgccgcgctcgtCAACGGCAACGCGGCGGCGGACGCGCCCGGCGACGTCCACACGCACCGGTCGTACGCGCACGGAGACAATCAGCGTTCGAACAAACACGTCCAGCGGCTGCACACGgcggccaacacacacactgctgcaccctcctcctcccttcctcctcttcatccttcgCTCCACGACCGGGCAGGATGGAGGGATTTGTCTCCGCTCCTCCCCATCACGACACTCATCTCTCTGAAGCCACGCGCTccttctccaccttcctcctcctcctcctcctcctcctccacaaaacACTCCTTCCTCAGTTACCTCGGTCTGACAActtctttaaaactttaa